In Mucilaginibacter celer, one DNA window encodes the following:
- a CDS encoding IS3 family transposase: protein MKVEQSQGCSLSLLCSLSGYSRQAYYKRRLLEEEEPIKEELLVQQVIGYRDLQPRIGGRKLFFLLAPFIKAHKLKMGRDHFFRMLGKYGLLNKKRRGKPQTTDSNHWMKKYPDLIKNMVPTRSEQLWVSDITYLELSSEFAYLSLVTDAYSRKIVGFHVSGNLTAEGSILALKMAIEGRQNKKELIHHSDRGTQYCCHDYIKTLQANNIDISMTQSGDPRDNAIAERVNGILKMELLKPSFIDIEDARVAVTQAVNIYNYMRPHSSISMLTPALVHTRKFKLKRLWRNNYKSKPAKKEETVG, encoded by the coding sequence ATGAAAGTAGAACAAAGCCAGGGTTGTAGCTTATCCCTGTTATGTTCACTGTCTGGGTATTCGCGCCAAGCCTATTATAAGCGACGTTTATTGGAAGAGGAGGAACCCATCAAGGAGGAATTGCTGGTTCAGCAGGTTATCGGCTACAGGGATTTACAGCCCCGTATCGGAGGCCGTAAACTATTCTTCCTTTTGGCCCCTTTTATCAAGGCCCATAAATTAAAAATGGGTAGAGATCACTTTTTCAGGATGCTGGGCAAGTATGGCTTGTTGAACAAAAAGCGGCGTGGTAAACCACAAACTACTGATTCCAATCACTGGATGAAGAAATATCCCGACCTGATCAAAAACATGGTCCCTACGCGCTCAGAACAGTTATGGGTAAGTGATATCACTTACCTTGAACTCAGCAGTGAATTTGCTTATCTGAGCCTTGTAACGGATGCCTATAGCCGTAAGATCGTTGGTTTTCATGTTAGCGGGAACCTTACAGCCGAAGGCAGCATATTAGCATTGAAAATGGCTATTGAGGGGCGTCAGAATAAAAAAGAATTGATCCATCACTCAGATCGGGGGACGCAATATTGTTGCCACGATTATATAAAAACACTACAGGCGAACAACATAGATATAAGCATGACCCAAAGCGGGGATCCAAGAGATAACGCGATTGCAGAGCGGGTAAACGGGATCCTGAAAATGGAACTACTAAAGCCATCATTCATAGACATTGAAGATGCAAGAGTCGCCGTGACACAGGCAGTCAATATCTATAATTACATGCGACCTCATAGCAGCATATCGATGTTAACACCTGCACTGGTGCATACCAGAAAGTTTAAACTCAAACGCCTCTGGAGGAATAATTATAAAAGTAAACCTGCAAAAAAGGAGGAGACAGTCGGGTAG
- a CDS encoding glycoside hydrolase family 2 protein has protein sequence MKTYLKAKTLLLAGLLYGCAVSAQEVKLPTRWTKEAIQAETPLSEYPRPQLERADWLCLNGKWDYLGGKNTPNALNPEKPAAFEGKTEKIQVPYCPESVLSGIQRNQEINMWYRRTIELPAKWQSKQIILHFGAVDHDATVFVNGKKAGTHSGGYDSFSFNITPFIKKGSNIIIVAAKDPNDGKTPSGKNGPRGDYTFSSGIWQTVWLEPVSKSCIKNIRLLPDLEGKRLKLWVNTEGKGKIKAVALNDGKEVSQTEAAGGTYFYLPIDNAKLWSPDSPFLYDLKLTLYNADGSEADEVKSYFGMRDIKLGKLNGVVRPLINGKFIMQLGLLDQGYWPDGVLTAPTEDALKFDIEYTKKAGYNLIRKHMKTEPQRFYYWADKMGLLVWQDMPAIWYQNEDTTQNRKVYREELKAIIDDHYNSPSIITWVPFNENWGAFDVKSITNWVKQYDPSRLVNGNSGFNNNPDYQKPYGDPGNGDYVDTHIYVGPYDASVPDAHRAASLGEFGGVGLFVRNHMWPVHNNAYDYEPTRSRLTDRYVFLLDEVEQLMKYKGLSVAIYTQTTDVEHEVNGVLTYDRAVEKMELDRVKEVNEAVISAGEALNK, from the coding sequence ATGAAAACCTATCTCAAGGCAAAAACCCTGCTTTTGGCAGGATTGTTATATGGCTGTGCTGTTTCGGCACAGGAAGTCAAACTCCCCACCCGCTGGACAAAAGAAGCAATCCAGGCCGAAACGCCGCTCTCCGAATACCCCCGCCCCCAACTGGAACGTGCCGACTGGCTTTGCCTTAATGGCAAATGGGATTACCTTGGCGGCAAAAACACACCAAACGCTTTAAACCCCGAAAAGCCTGCCGCGTTTGAAGGCAAAACCGAAAAGATCCAGGTACCCTACTGCCCCGAATCGGTACTGTCGGGTATCCAGCGCAACCAGGAAATTAACATGTGGTACCGCCGCACTATTGAGCTTCCGGCAAAATGGCAGAGCAAACAGATCATCCTCCATTTTGGTGCGGTAGATCATGATGCTACCGTTTTTGTAAATGGCAAGAAGGCCGGCACTCATTCTGGAGGGTACGATTCGTTTAGTTTTAATATTACGCCCTTTATTAAAAAAGGCAGCAATATAATTATTGTAGCGGCTAAAGACCCTAATGACGGTAAAACCCCATCGGGCAAAAACGGCCCGCGGGGCGATTATACTTTTTCGTCGGGCATTTGGCAAACCGTTTGGCTGGAACCGGTAAGCAAATCGTGCATCAAAAATATCCGGCTGCTGCCCGATTTGGAAGGCAAGCGCTTAAAACTATGGGTTAATACCGAAGGTAAAGGTAAAATTAAAGCTGTGGCGTTAAATGATGGCAAGGAAGTTTCGCAAACAGAGGCCGCCGGCGGGACTTATTTTTATCTGCCGATAGATAATGCTAAACTGTGGTCGCCCGATTCGCCGTTTTTATATGATCTGAAGCTTACCCTTTATAACGCCGATGGCAGCGAAGCCGACGAGGTTAAAAGCTATTTCGGTATGCGCGATATAAAATTAGGCAAGCTTAACGGCGTAGTACGGCCACTCATCAACGGCAAATTCATCATGCAACTCGGCCTGTTGGACCAGGGTTACTGGCCCGATGGTGTGTTAACCGCCCCCACCGAAGATGCCCTGAAGTTTGATATCGAATACACCAAAAAGGCGGGTTATAACCTCATCCGCAAGCACATGAAAACCGAGCCCCAGCGCTTTTACTACTGGGCCGATAAAATGGGCTTGCTGGTATGGCAGGATATGCCGGCCATCTGGTACCAAAACGAAGATACCACCCAAAACCGCAAGGTTTACCGCGAGGAGCTGAAGGCGATTATCGACGATCATTACAATTCGCCATCCATCATTACCTGGGTGCCTTTTAACGAAAACTGGGGTGCCTTTGATGTAAAAAGCATCACCAACTGGGTTAAACAATATGATCCTTCACGCCTGGTTAACGGTAACTCGGGCTTTAACAACAATCCCGACTATCAAAAACCATACGGCGATCCCGGCAACGGCGACTATGTGGATACCCATATTTACGTTGGCCCCTACGACGCATCAGTGCCAGATGCGCACCGGGCGGCGTCGCTGGGCGAATTTGGGGGTGTAGGCCTGTTTGTACGCAACCACATGTGGCCGGTTCACAACAACGCCTACGACTACGAGCCAACCCGCTCACGCCTTACCGACCGCTATGTTTTTTTACTTGATGAAGTAGAGCAACTGATGAAATACAAAGGCCTCAGCGTAGCCATATATACCCAAACCACCGATGTGGAGCACGAAGTGAACGGCGTACTAACTTACGACCGCGCCGTTGAAAAAATGGAGCTGGACAGGGTGAAGGAAGTGAATGAGGCAGTGATTAGCGCCGGGGAGGCTTTGAATAAATGA
- a CDS encoding ATP-binding protein, which produces MSEKVSFFNLSIYKILRKEQPFLDQARIRLLYYGFFLIFVALGALYLSVYFQNQTMLANTSLVLMGSVVVLFKYLTWRPHWQGVSHALLIVGTLVNTSLVYISIQTVNIITVQVIIIVIVFSFYMLGQSWGLIYSLLNTVPVLVFMIIEFNNGYVIGIKPNKIDQSTIIISLFANFILLIFIHSHFYTAFLKNIKHLKDSSEEQNRLYNKMEAAIEKAEKSALAKSEFLSTMSHEIRTPLNAVIGMSNLLMMGSPRPDQKENLEILKFSANNLLAIVNDVLDFSKIESGKVVFENIKFNLVELMNNICGGQILKAEEKGLLFKLDVDSSLRSKVLFGDPTRITQIIFNLVSNAIKFTERGNIWVRVTCVEDRHNTVTVNFSVRDTGIGIENDSLASIFEPFTQESLATTRKYGGTGLGLAIVKRLLELQGLQMTVNSTRGYGSEFLFNMEFPVSTEPMPEPVAAVPANDPSADGGLSGLRVLIAEDNMVNVMLMKKLLGKWNITPTIAENGERAVEFMQYGNFDIILMDLQMPVMNGFDASKEIRKMADPRKSQIPIIALTASALFDIKDQVYEAGMNDYVSKPFKPDDLLEKLHAHAPGKMA; this is translated from the coding sequence ATGAGTGAAAAAGTAAGTTTTTTTAACTTATCGATCTATAAAATCCTTCGCAAGGAACAGCCGTTTCTTGACCAGGCCCGCATACGTTTATTGTATTATGGGTTCTTTTTAATATTTGTTGCCCTGGGGGCACTTTACCTGAGTGTTTATTTTCAAAATCAAACCATGCTGGCCAATACCAGCCTGGTATTGATGGGCTCGGTAGTGGTATTGTTTAAATATCTTACCTGGCGGCCGCACTGGCAGGGGGTATCGCACGCGCTGCTTATTGTTGGTACGCTGGTTAATACCAGTTTGGTGTACATCTCTATCCAAACGGTAAATATTATTACCGTGCAGGTTATCATCATTGTTATTGTATTCAGTTTTTACATGCTGGGGCAATCGTGGGGGCTGATTTACTCTTTGCTTAATACGGTACCGGTGCTGGTGTTCATGATCATCGAGTTTAACAACGGTTATGTTATCGGTATAAAGCCTAATAAAATTGATCAGTCAACCATTATTATCAGCCTGTTTGCCAATTTTATCCTGCTGATATTTATCCATAGTCATTTTTACACGGCCTTCCTGAAAAATATCAAGCACTTAAAAGATAGCAGCGAAGAGCAAAACAGGCTTTACAACAAAATGGAAGCGGCTATAGAAAAAGCCGAAAAATCGGCACTGGCCAAATCGGAGTTTTTGTCAACCATGTCGCACGAGATCCGGACGCCCTTAAATGCGGTGATCGGTATGAGCAATTTGCTGATGATGGGCAGCCCAAGGCCCGATCAGAAGGAAAACCTCGAGATCCTGAAATTCTCGGCCAATAACCTGCTGGCTATTGTGAATGATGTGCTTGATTTCAGCAAGATCGAGTCGGGCAAGGTGGTTTTTGAAAATATTAAGTTTAACCTTGTTGAGCTGATGAACAATATCTGCGGCGGGCAGATTTTGAAAGCCGAAGAGAAGGGTTTGTTATTTAAGCTGGATGTTGACAGTTCGTTACGAAGTAAGGTACTTTTTGGCGATCCTACCCGCATTACCCAGATCATTTTTAACCTGGTGAGCAATGCCATCAAGTTTACTGAGCGGGGAAACATTTGGGTGAGGGTTACCTGTGTTGAAGACCGTCACAATACCGTTACCGTGAATTTTTCGGTTAGAGATACCGGCATAGGTATTGAAAACGACAGCCTTGCCAGCATATTTGAGCCTTTTACCCAGGAATCATTAGCTACCACCCGCAAATATGGCGGTACCGGCTTAGGTTTAGCAATAGTAAAACGCCTGCTTGAGCTGCAGGGCCTACAGATGACTGTGAACAGTACCCGCGGCTACGGCTCCGAGTTTTTATTTAATATGGAGTTCCCGGTATCAACCGAGCCCATGCCCGAGCCTGTGGCAGCAGTACCGGCCAATGATCCATCGGCAGATGGCGGGCTTAGCGGCCTGAGGGTATTAATTGCCGAGGACAACATGGTGAACGTAATGCTGATGAAAAAGCTGTTGGGCAAATGGAACATTACCCCAACCATTGCCGAAAACGGCGAACGTGCAGTTGAGTTTATGCAATACGGCAATTTTGATATTATACTGATGGATTTGCAGATGCCGGTAATGAACGGTTTTGATGCCTCGAAAGAGATCCGCAAAATGGCCGATCCGCGCAAATCGCAGATCCCGATCATTGCACTTACTGCTTCGGCACTGTTTGATATCAAAGACCAGGTTTATGAGGCCGGCATGAACGATTACGTATCCAAACCTTTTAAACCCGACGATTTGCTGGAGAAACTGCATGCACATGCGCCGGGGAAAATGGCGTAA
- a CDS encoding valine--tRNA ligase, giving the protein MSIAKTYIPKETEEKWYSYWLQHGFFKSVPDEREPYTIVIPPPNVTGVLHMGHMLNNTIQDVLVRRARMKGKNACWVPGTDHASIATEAKVVAMLKERGISKKDLTREEFLTYAWEWKEKYGGIILEQLKKLGASCDWDRTKFTMDENLSEAVIDTFIHLYKKGWIYRGIRMINWDPQGKTAVSDEEVIRKEVNQKLFYVKYKVSSLKSEVLNQDSTSDSELPSSDFLTIATTRPETIMADAAICINPNDERYLHLHGKKVFIPLINREIPVILDDYVTMDFGTGCLKVTPAHDLNDYELGQRHNLPVIDILNDDGTLNEKAQILVGEDRFAARKKIAVLLEEAGVLEKVEEYKSQVGFSERTNAVIEPKLSMQWFCKMAEMAKPALDYVLNGEIKLIPDKFINTYRHWMENVRDWNISRQLWWGQQIPAWYLPTGEFVIAKNAEDALKEAQAINPALTAVDLKQDEDVVDTWFSSWLWPISVFDGFKDPNNADINYYYPTNDLVTAPEILFFWVARMIMAGHEFRGELPFRNVYLTGIVRDKQGRKMSKSLGNSPDPLDLIENYGADGVRVGMLLCSPAGNDLMFDESYCKQGAGFANKIWNAFKLVKGWEVDETLPNPNAVAIEWFGNRFNQALTEIEANFAQYRLSEALMDTYKLVWDDFCAWYLEMIKPAYQHPIDKATYEATIQYFENILKVLHPFMPFLTEELWHDELFGERTETDCCIVAQLPAIGEINSRLLTEVEIVKDIITTLRNTRKTKQISDKEPLELFVRSNSGIDYSNYQAIISRLGNISKFDTVTDKVEGAINFLASTDEFYVPFEEEIDPVAECARLKKEQEYLLGFLKAVNGKLNNERFMANAKSEIIEVEQKKRADAEAKLAIIEDNLKALAC; this is encoded by the coding sequence ATGAGTATTGCTAAAACATATATCCCTAAAGAAACCGAAGAAAAATGGTACAGTTACTGGTTACAGCACGGCTTTTTTAAGTCGGTGCCAGATGAGCGCGAGCCTTATACCATAGTCATTCCGCCGCCAAATGTTACCGGGGTTTTGCACATGGGCCACATGCTTAACAATACCATACAGGATGTGCTGGTTCGCCGTGCCCGTATGAAAGGCAAAAATGCCTGCTGGGTTCCAGGGACAGACCATGCCAGTATTGCCACCGAGGCCAAAGTTGTTGCCATGCTTAAAGAGCGCGGCATCAGCAAAAAAGACCTTACCCGCGAAGAATTTTTAACCTACGCCTGGGAGTGGAAGGAAAAATACGGCGGCATTATCCTGGAGCAGCTTAAAAAATTAGGCGCCTCATGCGATTGGGACCGTACCAAATTCACGATGGACGAGAACCTATCCGAAGCCGTAATAGATACTTTTATCCACCTGTATAAAAAAGGCTGGATTTACCGCGGCATCCGCATGATTAACTGGGATCCGCAGGGTAAAACCGCTGTGAGTGACGAGGAAGTTATCCGTAAAGAGGTTAATCAGAAGCTCTTTTATGTTAAGTATAAAGTCTCAAGTCTTAAATCTGAAGTCTTAAATCAGGATTCGACTTCCGACTCAGAGCTTCCTTCTTCCGACTTCTTAACCATCGCTACTACACGCCCTGAAACCATTATGGCCGATGCAGCTATCTGTATCAACCCTAACGACGAGCGTTACCTGCACCTGCATGGTAAAAAAGTATTCATCCCGTTAATTAACCGCGAAATCCCGGTTATACTGGACGACTACGTTACCATGGATTTTGGTACCGGCTGTTTAAAAGTTACCCCGGCACACGATTTAAACGACTATGAGCTGGGCCAACGCCATAACCTGCCCGTTATTGATATTTTAAATGACGATGGCACGCTGAACGAAAAAGCGCAGATCCTGGTTGGTGAAGACCGCTTTGCCGCCCGTAAAAAAATTGCGGTATTGCTTGAAGAAGCCGGTGTACTGGAGAAAGTTGAAGAATATAAATCGCAGGTTGGTTTCTCTGAACGTACCAACGCGGTTATTGAGCCTAAGTTATCTATGCAATGGTTTTGCAAGATGGCTGAGATGGCTAAACCCGCTTTGGATTATGTACTGAACGGCGAAATTAAACTGATACCTGATAAGTTTATCAATACCTACCGCCATTGGATGGAGAACGTAAGGGATTGGAATATCAGCCGCCAATTATGGTGGGGACAGCAGATCCCGGCGTGGTATTTACCTACCGGCGAGTTTGTTATCGCTAAAAATGCTGAAGATGCTTTGAAAGAGGCACAAGCTATCAATCCGGCATTAACTGCTGTCGACCTGAAACAGGACGAAGACGTGGTTGATACCTGGTTTTCATCATGGTTATGGCCTATCTCGGTATTTGATGGTTTTAAAGACCCTAACAATGCCGATATCAACTATTACTACCCAACCAATGACCTGGTTACCGCGCCCGAGATCCTGTTTTTCTGGGTAGCGAGGATGATCATGGCCGGCCACGAGTTTAGGGGCGAACTGCCTTTCCGTAACGTTTACCTTACCGGTATAGTGAGGGATAAACAAGGCCGCAAAATGTCGAAATCATTGGGTAACTCGCCCGATCCGCTGGATCTGATCGAGAATTACGGTGCCGATGGCGTGCGCGTGGGGATGCTGCTATGCTCGCCTGCAGGTAACGATTTGATGTTTGACGAAAGTTACTGTAAACAAGGCGCCGGTTTTGCCAATAAGATCTGGAATGCATTTAAACTGGTAAAAGGCTGGGAGGTTGATGAAACCTTACCAAATCCTAACGCCGTAGCCATCGAATGGTTTGGCAACCGCTTTAACCAGGCTTTAACCGAAATTGAAGCTAATTTTGCGCAGTACCGCCTTTCGGAAGCTTTGATGGATACTTACAAGCTGGTATGGGACGATTTTTGCGCCTGGTACCTGGAAATGATTAAGCCTGCCTATCAGCACCCTATTGATAAGGCAACTTATGAGGCTACTATTCAGTATTTTGAAAATATATTGAAGGTGCTGCACCCCTTTATGCCTTTCCTTACCGAAGAGTTGTGGCATGACGAACTGTTTGGCGAACGCACCGAAACCGACTGCTGTATTGTAGCGCAATTGCCCGCTATTGGGGAAATAAATTCACGACTGCTTACCGAGGTTGAAATAGTAAAAGACATAATCACAACCCTCAGGAATACGCGTAAAACAAAACAAATTTCGGATAAAGAACCGTTGGAGTTATTTGTACGCTCAAATTCGGGGATAGATTATAGTAATTATCAGGCTATTATCAGCCGGTTGGGTAATATAAGCAAGTTTGATACCGTTACTGATAAAGTTGAAGGCGCTATCAATTTCCTGGCCTCAACTGATGAATTTTATGTACCATTTGAGGAAGAAATTGACCCGGTTGCCGAATGCGCCCGCCTGAAAAAAGAGCAGGAATATTTGCTCGGCTTTTTAAAAGCGGTTAACGGTAAGTTAAACAACGAGCGCTTTATGGCCAACGCCAAATCCGAAATTATAGAAGTTGAGCAAAAGAAAAGGGCTGATGCCGAGGCTAAACTGGCCATCATTGAAGATAACCTGAAAGCTTTGGCTTGCTAA
- a CDS encoding M13 family metallopeptidase, translated as MKLKFNCIMLAAALGISVNVFAINKPKHHRPKHKIAAAPKKFIDPANMNLAIKPGDDFFEYANGGWLKQNPIPAQANRWGSFTMVQQGNTDKLLGLLNEVSQTSASQPKGSLKQRVGDLYASGMDSLTIEKRGYEPAKPDLQRIDRIKNFNDFINEMIYERVNGIGSPIFRFGVEPDGKNVNQYVITLAQGGINLPDRDYYLKNDTRAKKAQDALKNYAAALFTLTGSNAGEAAKKAAIVYNIEYSCAKAQLSRVAMRNPHVTYNKFLVADFEKQTPHLKWTQILPALHAGGQDSILVNQPSFFKTADSLLAATPVANLKVYLQWNILRGAAGAGALSADFANAGFSFTSTLTGQKVQLPRAERMSNMVDGNLGELLGQLFVEKYFSPAAKQYMLNLINNLKAVLGDRITRLDWMSSATKQQALKKLSTLAVKIGYPDKWEKYNVVAIKRNDYFGNLRTLSKWRYTINIARLGKPVDKTAWGITPSTIKAYYNSANNEIVFPAGIMQFPFFDFNADDAVNYGAIAAIIGHEMIHGFDDQGRLFDADGTLRDWWTNNDADNFKMRTNQLVNQYNAFTVVDSLHVNGRLTLGENIADLGGLTIAYEAFRKTMQGQSDNKIDGFTPDQRFFLSWAQIWRSSQTPESAAQRILTDPHSPEQFRTNGPVGNIDAWYKAFDVQPGDKMYKKPEERIRVW; from the coding sequence ATGAAATTAAAGTTTAACTGTATTATGCTGGCTGCCGCCTTAGGCATATCGGTAAATGTTTTTGCAATAAACAAACCTAAACATCACAGGCCCAAACATAAGATTGCTGCCGCACCTAAAAAATTTATCGATCCCGCAAACATGAACCTGGCCATTAAACCTGGCGACGATTTTTTTGAATACGCTAATGGCGGCTGGCTTAAACAAAACCCTATACCGGCCCAGGCAAACCGCTGGGGCAGTTTTACCATGGTGCAGCAGGGAAATACAGACAAACTGCTGGGCTTACTTAATGAGGTAAGCCAAACTTCGGCATCGCAGCCTAAAGGTAGCCTGAAACAACGCGTGGGCGATTTATATGCCAGCGGAATGGACAGCCTAACCATCGAAAAACGGGGCTATGAACCGGCCAAACCCGACCTGCAACGGATTGACCGGATTAAAAACTTCAACGATTTTATTAATGAGATGATTTATGAACGCGTTAACGGCATTGGCTCCCCTATTTTTAGGTTTGGAGTTGAGCCGGACGGGAAAAATGTAAATCAATACGTGATAACCCTCGCCCAGGGCGGCATCAACCTGCCCGACAGGGATTATTATTTAAAAAACGATACGCGGGCAAAAAAAGCGCAGGACGCTTTAAAAAATTATGCGGCTGCCCTGTTTACCCTAACCGGAAGCAACGCCGGCGAAGCCGCAAAAAAAGCAGCCATAGTTTACAACATTGAATACTCCTGCGCCAAAGCCCAGCTAAGCCGCGTAGCCATGCGCAATCCGCATGTTACCTACAATAAATTCCTGGTAGCCGATTTTGAAAAGCAAACACCACATTTAAAGTGGACCCAAATATTACCCGCGCTTCATGCAGGCGGGCAGGACAGCATTTTGGTTAATCAGCCCTCATTTTTTAAAACCGCCGATTCGCTGCTGGCCGCCACCCCGGTTGCTAACCTGAAAGTTTACTTACAATGGAATATTTTACGGGGAGCAGCCGGCGCCGGTGCCTTAAGTGCCGACTTTGCCAATGCAGGCTTTTCATTTACCAGCACGCTTACCGGGCAAAAAGTACAACTACCACGCGCCGAACGCATGAGCAACATGGTTGACGGCAACCTGGGCGAATTGTTAGGCCAACTATTTGTTGAAAAGTACTTTAGCCCTGCCGCCAAGCAATACATGCTTAATTTGATAAACAACCTTAAAGCTGTTTTGGGCGACCGTATTACGCGCCTTGACTGGATGAGTTCCGCCACAAAACAACAGGCACTTAAAAAGCTCAGCACCCTTGCCGTTAAAATAGGCTATCCCGACAAATGGGAAAAATATAACGTTGTTGCAATAAAGCGCAACGATTATTTTGGCAACCTGCGCACGCTGAGCAAATGGCGCTACACCATCAATATTGCCCGATTAGGTAAACCTGTTGATAAAACTGCCTGGGGTATCACGCCATCAACTATAAAGGCTTACTATAACTCGGCGAATAACGAAATTGTATTCCCGGCGGGCATTATGCAGTTTCCGTTTTTTGATTTTAATGCCGATGATGCTGTTAATTACGGTGCCATTGCCGCTATAATTGGTCATGAAATGATTCATGGCTTTGACGATCAGGGCCGGCTTTTTGATGCCGACGGTACCCTGCGCGATTGGTGGACCAACAACGATGCTGATAACTTTAAAATGCGCACCAACCAACTGGTTAACCAATATAATGCCTTTACCGTTGTTGATTCCCTGCACGTAAACGGCCGCCTTACTCTTGGCGAAAACATTGCCGACCTTGGCGGTTTAACCATTGCTTACGAGGCTTTCCGCAAAACCATGCAAGGCCAATCGGATAATAAGATAGATGGCTTTACGCCCGATCAGCGTTTCTTTTTATCATGGGCGCAAATCTGGAGGTCATCTCAAACCCCCGAATCGGCTGCGCAAAGGATCCTGACAGATCCGCATTCGCCCGAGCAGTTTCGTACCAATGGGCCGGTGGGTAATATTGATGCGTGGTATAAGGCGTTTGATGTACAGCCGGGGGATAAGATGTATAAAAAGCCGGAGGAGAGGATTAGGGTTTGGTAG
- a CDS encoding MBL fold metallo-hydrolase, producing the protein MIIHQFYDKGLAHGSYAVIRTGKMIVIDPARNPQPYYNFAQQHDATIVGVIETHPHADFVSSHLEIHQTTGAVIYCSKLTGATYPHETFDDGDVIELNDIKLKALNTPGHSPDSICILLIDEEGRESAIFTGDTLFIGDVGRPDLRENVGNITAKKEELARQMYQSTRHKLMTLPKSVVVYPAHGPGSLCGKNMSPDLESTIGRELRENYALQLMDELEFVKTLTTDQPFMPKYFGRDVELNKAGVLNFEDGIAAVPRIDAATNLDKDILVVDSRPKAQFRNGHLHGAINLMDGEKFETWLGSIIGPDEHFYLIAESDEKLETLIEKAAKIGYEQNIKAALLIPLSAATEVSPVLDLDDFKANEEAYTIVDIRNAGEVAAGKVFNTAINIPLPELRERVGEIATDKPIVVHCAAGYRSAAGVSIISAVVEDVPVYDLGEVVTEMMKAVH; encoded by the coding sequence ATGATTATCCACCAGTTTTACGATAAGGGTTTGGCTCATGGCTCGTATGCCGTGATCCGTACGGGCAAAATGATAGTTATTGATCCGGCCCGCAACCCGCAGCCTTATTACAATTTTGCCCAACAGCATGATGCCACCATTGTTGGCGTTATTGAAACGCACCCGCATGCCGATTTTGTGAGCTCGCACCTCGAGATTCACCAAACTACCGGCGCGGTGATTTATTGCAGCAAGCTTACCGGCGCCACCTACCCGCACGAAACGTTTGATGACGGCGACGTTATCGAGCTGAATGATATTAAACTGAAGGCCCTCAACACCCCCGGTCACTCGCCCGATTCGATCTGTATTTTACTAATTGATGAAGAAGGCCGTGAAAGCGCTATTTTTACCGGCGATACCTTATTTATAGGCGATGTTGGCCGCCCCGATCTGCGCGAAAACGTAGGCAATATCACCGCCAAAAAAGAGGAGCTTGCCCGCCAGATGTACCAGAGCACCCGCCATAAGCTGATGACACTGCCCAAAAGCGTGGTGGTTTACCCGGCACACGGCCCGGGCTCGTTATGTGGTAAAAACATGAGTCCTGATCTGGAAAGCACCATTGGTCGCGAGCTGCGTGAAAATTACGCCCTGCAACTGATGGATGAGCTGGAGTTTGTAAAAACCCTCACTACCGATCAGCCTTTTATGCCTAAATACTTTGGCCGCGATGTGGAGCTGAACAAGGCAGGCGTTTTAAATTTTGAGGATGGCATTGCAGCTGTACCCCGTATTGATGCAGCAACAAACCTGGATAAAGATATTTTGGTGGTGGATAGCCGTCCCAAGGCACAGTTCAGAAACGGGCATCTGCACGGCGCGATAAACCTGATGGACGGTGAAAAATTTGAAACCTGGCTGGGCTCGATCATCGGTCCGGATGAGCATTTTTACCTGATTGCCGAAAGCGACGAAAAACTGGAAACCCTGATTGAAAAAGCAGCCAAAATAGGCTACGAACAAAACATCAAAGCAGCCTTGTTAATCCCTTTATCAGCAGCTACCGAAGTTTCGCCGGTACTTGATCTGGACGATTTTAAGGCTAACGAGGAAGCTTATACCATAGTTGATATCCGCAATGCGGGCGAAGTTGCCGCAGGTAAAGTGTTTAACACAGCCATCAATATTCCGCTGCCTGAATTACGCGAGCGTGTAGGTGAAATAGCCACGGATAAGCCAATAGTGGTACATTGCGCGGCGGGGTACCGCTCGGCTGCGGGGGTAAGTATTATATCGGCTGTGGTTGAAGATGTGCCGGTTTATGATCTGGGAGAGGTGGTTACGGAGATGATGAAGGCAGTTCATTAA